From a single Cicer arietinum cultivar CDC Frontier isolate Library 1 unplaced genomic scaffold, Cicar.CDCFrontier_v2.0 Ca_scaffold_6108_v2.0, whole genome shotgun sequence genomic region:
- the LOC101505336 gene encoding cysteine proteinase inhibitor 1-like, translating to MRHQFVVVLLFVVFVASMATRNQLIPGTWVPIKDLNDPHVTELANFAVTEHDKQTQSNLKFDKVIGGETKVVGGIKYCLNITTTGGIDFNKYTVTVLEKALLHFRNLTYFVPIRD from the coding sequence ATGAGACATCaatttgttgttgttcttctCTTTGTTGTGTTTGTGGCTTCTATGGCTACAAGAAATCAACTTATCCCAGGTACGTGGGTCCCCATCAAGGACCTTAACGACCCACATGTGACCGAACTTGCCAATTTCGCCGTAACCGAACATGACAAACAAACACAGTCGAATCTAAAGTTTGATAAGGTCATAGGTGGTGAGACTAAGGTTGTTGGAGGGATAAAATACTGCCTCAACATTACTACTACCGGTGGTAtagattttaacaaatatactGTTACTGTTTTGGAGAAGGCATTGCTACACTTTAGAAACCTCACTTACTTTGTGCCTATTCGTGATTAA
- the LOC101505017 gene encoding cysteine proteinase inhibitor 1-like — protein MRLQSVVLLLFVVFVASMAIRNQAVPGGWVPIKDLNDPHVIELANFAVTEHDKQTQSNLKFDKVIGGETKVVEGIKYCLNITTTGGIDFNKYTVTVLEKAWLHFRNLTYFVPIRD, from the coding sequence ATGAGACTTCAATCTGTTGTTCTTCTCCTATTTGTTGTGTTTGTGGCCTCTATGGCTATAAGAAATCAAGCTGTCCCCGGTGGTTGGGTCCCCATCAAGGACCTTAACGACCCCCATGTGATCGAACTTGCCAATTTCGCTGTCACTGAACATGACAAACAAACACAGTCGAATCTAAAGTTTGATAAAGTCATAGGTGGTGAGACTAAGGTTGTCGAAGGGATAAAATACTGCCTCAACATTACTACTACCGGTGGTAttgattttaacaaatatactGTTACTGTTTTGGAGAAGGCATGGCTACACTTTAGAAACCTCACTTACTTTGTGCCTATTCGTGATTAA